A stretch of Henckelia pumila isolate YLH828 chromosome 4, ASM3356847v2, whole genome shotgun sequence DNA encodes these proteins:
- the LOC140865757 gene encoding uncharacterized protein: MCESEEAVAKISLKDQGNEFFKAGNYLKAAALYTQAIKQDASNPALYSNRAAAFLNLVKLNKALADAETTISLKPDWEKGYFRKGCVLEAMENYEDALAAFQLALKYNSQSSEVSRKIKRLTQLARDKKRAQEVENMRSNVDMAKHLDSVKSELTGKDCSDEIFAFLVETMETAIKSWHGTSTVPPRVYFLLDKEKADIEKYAPAVNIDKAFESPHTHGSCFSFLRQYAEDSFSRAACLVAPKSIISYPQVWKGQGSRKWKHGQNDGFFFQLESPSLRKIWFVPSSSEKGQTLCRDPVTLDISVHEILPRLFK, translated from the exons ATGTGTGAATCAGAAGAAGCGGTAGCAAAGATTTCATTGAAAGATCAGggaaatgaattttttaaagCCGGGAATTATCTAAAAGCTGCTGCGCTCTATACTCAGGCTATCAAGCAGGACGCCTCAAATCCCGCTCTTTATAG CAATCGCGCTGCAGCATTTCTGAATTTGGTAAAACTTAACAAAGCACTTGCTGATGCTGAGACAACAATCTCTTTAAAACCAGATTGGGAAAAG GGTTATTTCAGGAAAGGGTGTGTCTTGGAGGCTATGGAAAACTATGAGGAT GCCTTAGCTGCTTTCCAATTAGCCTTGAAGTACAACTCACAAAGTTCCGAGGTGTCTAGAAAAATCAAGAGACTTACACAATTGGCCAGGGATAAGAAGCGAGCTCAAGAAGTGGAAAATATGAGATCAAATGTTGATATGGCCAAACATTTGGATTCAGTCAAATCTGAATTG ACTGGAAAAGATTGTTCCGATGAGATATttgctttcctagttgaaacAATGGAGACAGCAATAAAATCTTGGCATGGAACTTCTACTGTACCTCCTAGAGTTTATTTCCTGCTTGACAAGGAAAAGGCAGACATTGAAAAATACGCGCCAGCTGTTAATATCGATAAG GCATTTGAATCTCCACATACACATGGCAGCTGTTTTTCATTCCTCAGGCAATATGCTGAAGATTCTTTCTCTCGAGCTGCTTGCTTAGTGGCACCCAAAAGCATAATTTCTTATCCTCAG GTGTGGAAGGGTCAAGGATCAAGAAAATGGAAGCACGGACAGAATGATGGTTTCTTTTTTCAATTGGAATCACCTTCTCTGCGAAAAATATGGTTTGTTCCAAGTTCTAGTGAGAAGGGGCAAACCTTGTGCAG GGATCCTGTTACATTAGACATCAGCGTACACGAAATTCTCCCTCGTTTATTCAAGTAA
- the LOC140867304 gene encoding uncharacterized protein isoform X2: protein MPAVRYAAVLAIILVLQSCFSTSNSAPLFGNLCQESNDLCGKGNCLASNKSAFGYTCECDSGWKQSGDPDDQSLNFLPCVIPNCSLYNNCAINASAPAPNNDKPTSSFLDPCFWTDCGGGKCVKTSAFKSTCVCQDGYYNLFNATNFPCYKQCAFGADCTSLGINLGNSTSTSSSTSTPDTSYGVSLIKRAGAVSLRSMVAILGMVVFNLNI from the exons ATGCCTGCGGTTCGTTACGCTGCTGTTCTAGCAATTATTCTCGTTCTTCAATCTTGCTTCAGCACATCCAATTCCGCGCCTTTGTTTG GGAATTTGTGCCAAGAAAGTAATGATCTGTGCGGGAAGGGAAATTGCTTAGCTTCGAACAAAAGCGCTTTTGGTTACACATGCGAATGCGATTCTGGGTGGAAACAAAGTGGTGATCCCGACGATCAATCTCTCAACTTCTTGCCTTGTGTCATTCCCAATT GTTCATTGTACAACAACTGCGCCATTAATGCCTCTGCACCGGCGCCTAACAATGACAAGCCAACTTCATCCTTCTTGGATC CATGCTTCTGGACCGATTGTGGAGGTGGAAAATGCGTGAAAACCTCTGCATTCAAGTCTACTTGCGTATGCCAAGACGGCTACTACAATTTGTTCAATGCCACTAATTTCCCATGCTACAAACAAT GCGCATTCGGAGCGGATTGCACAAGTCTTGGAATCAACTTGGGCAACAGTACGTCAACTTCTTCTTCCACATCAACCCCTGATACTAGCTACG GGGTGAGCTTGATCAAGAGGGCTGGAGCTGTTTCTTTGCGTAGCATGGTGGCAATTTTGGGCATGGTTGTATTTAATTTAAACATATAG
- the LOC140867304 gene encoding uncharacterized protein isoform X1 yields MPAVRYAAVLAIILVLQSCFSTSNSAPLFVRAGNLCQESNDLCGKGNCLASNKSAFGYTCECDSGWKQSGDPDDQSLNFLPCVIPNCSLYNNCAINASAPAPNNDKPTSSFLDPCFWTDCGGGKCVKTSAFKSTCVCQDGYYNLFNATNFPCYKQCAFGADCTSLGINLGNSTSTSSSTSTPDTSYGVSLIKRAGAVSLRSMVAILGMVVFNLNI; encoded by the exons ATGCCTGCGGTTCGTTACGCTGCTGTTCTAGCAATTATTCTCGTTCTTCAATCTTGCTTCAGCACATCCAATTCCGCGCCTTTGTTTG TGCGCGCAGGGAATTTGTGCCAAGAAAGTAATGATCTGTGCGGGAAGGGAAATTGCTTAGCTTCGAACAAAAGCGCTTTTGGTTACACATGCGAATGCGATTCTGGGTGGAAACAAAGTGGTGATCCCGACGATCAATCTCTCAACTTCTTGCCTTGTGTCATTCCCAATT GTTCATTGTACAACAACTGCGCCATTAATGCCTCTGCACCGGCGCCTAACAATGACAAGCCAACTTCATCCTTCTTGGATC CATGCTTCTGGACCGATTGTGGAGGTGGAAAATGCGTGAAAACCTCTGCATTCAAGTCTACTTGCGTATGCCAAGACGGCTACTACAATTTGTTCAATGCCACTAATTTCCCATGCTACAAACAAT GCGCATTCGGAGCGGATTGCACAAGTCTTGGAATCAACTTGGGCAACAGTACGTCAACTTCTTCTTCCACATCAACCCCTGATACTAGCTACG GGGTGAGCTTGATCAAGAGGGCTGGAGCTGTTTCTTTGCGTAGCATGGTGGCAATTTTGGGCATGGTTGTATTTAATTTAAACATATAG